The DNA sequence CGCCCAAAGACCGTTCCGAACCCTACGAAGAGAGGCCTTCCGCATCAGCCAGCCTCGCCGCCGGTGGTGGCCGGTCGGTCGGCAGCCTTCTCGTTGGCGAGAATGCCCGCCACCGCTACCTCCAGCTCTCGATTGAACTCCTCGGGCTTCTCCAACAGCGGGAAGTGGCCGCTGCCGGTGAGGATGGAGGCGTCGTAGTCGGCGGCGTGGCGGCGGTTGGTTTCCACGGCGGTGGGGAAGAGGTCACCGTTGAGGGCGCGCACCGGCACCTGCACCTGGCTCAGCTCATCCGCCATGTCGTAGGCCGGGAAGGCATCGAGGAGGGCGATGGCGATGGCCGGCGGAGCGTCACACATGCTCTGGGTGATCTCGTTCACCAGGGCGCCGTCGGTGCCTTCGTGGAACATGGCTCCCACCATCTGGCCGCAGGTGCCGGGGAAGTCCTGGCGGTAGCCGGCGAGAAGGGCCTTCCACTGTTCCGCATCATGCTCCTGCTCGACGTTCTGCAGGCTGTCCACGACCACCACTCCCTGTACGCGATCCGGCAGGCTTTGGGCCACCTCGAGGGCCACCGGTGCACCCATGGAGTGACCGACCACGATCAGCCGCTCCAGCCCCAGGGATTCGATCACTGCCACCGCGTCCTGCCCCAGGCTCTCCAGGCTCCAATTCTGGCGATCCCGGCCGGATTCGCCGTGGCCGCCGAGGTCGATGGTCACCACCTGGTGATCCCGGCTGAAGGGCTCCACCTGGTGGCGCCAGAAGGAGCGGTCGCAGGACCAGCAATGGAGGAAGACCAGGGCCGGGCTGGAGGTGCCGCGGGAGGAGTAGGCGATCTCCACGCCGTCGGGAGCGGTGGCGGTGCCGCCGACGGTGACGGTATCGTGGATCTCCACCGGCTCGAGGGCAGCGGCTTCTTCTTCCGCGGGCTTCTCGGGGCTACAGGCGCCGAGCAGTAGGAGCGCGGGGAGGAGAAGGGCTGCCAGGAGCGGGGGCAGGGCATGGGGCCTGGGAATCTTGGGAGCGGGGAGCATGGCACTTCCTTTTATCTGTAGGTATGGCTTTTATCTGTAGGTATGGCTTTTATCTGTAGGTATGGCTTTTTCTGAGAGGTCGGAGGGAAGCAGTTTGGACCGTCTCGAGCTGGCGCGGAGTTTACCAAGCTTCCGGCTTTCGAGGCGCTGGCGGCAGGGAGTCGGAAGGCGTGTACAATTCGCTCATCCCATCGGCGGCACCGGCGGTGGAGACAGCACCATGGAGCAGGCAACCACAGCGAGGACCCGAGCCGCCGCGGCGAGCGGTGTGCTGGCGCTGGTGTTGCTGTTGGGAGGCTGCTCCGGCAATGGGGTCAACAGCGGTGACTTCAATGTTCTGTCGGTGCCGGAGGAGTGGAGCCTGGGGCGGGGTCTGGCGGATGAATTGCGGAAGGAGTTGCAGCCGGTGCGGGACTATTCCGCCCAGGCTTATCTCGACCGCACCGGCCGCCTGCTGGCGGATACCAGCGAGCTGGCGGAGGAGGTGTGGGAGTTCCACCTGCTCCAAGAGCCCACGGTGCAGGCTTTCGACATTCCCGGGGGCCACGTCTATTTGAGCACCGGAGCCCTGAGCTCCACCCGCGACGCCTCGGAGCTGGCCGCCGTGCTGGCCCACAGCATCGCCCACGGCCTGGCCCGCCACACCACCGAAAAGCTCTCCCGCGCATACGGGGTGACGGTGCTCGGGGATCTGGCGATGAAACAGAAGCGGGAAACCTATCGCGACATCCTGCTTCAGCTCTCCGCGGGGGGCTCGTTGAGCGGTCACACCCTTGCCGAGGAGCGGGAGGCGGACCGGCTGGCGGTCCAGCTCTTGGCAAGAACGGGGTTCCACCCGCAAGGCCTAGTGCATTGGCTCGAGCGGCTGGAGGATCTACGGCAACGGGATCCCGGCGCCGTGCGCGACCTCGTCGCCGCCCACCCTCTGAGCCCGGAACGCATCGAAGAAGTCCGCCAGCAGGTCGCCGCTCTGCCGGTGCAGGGCGGCTGGGTGCGCGACGAAGCGGGCTACCGCCGGACCCGGCAGCGGCTGGTAGGGAAGGTGGGCGGAGAGCCTGGAGGAGGCTGACCCCCATC is a window from the Acidobacteriota bacterium genome containing:
- a CDS encoding M48 family metalloprotease → MEQATTARTRAAAASGVLALVLLLGGCSGNGVNSGDFNVLSVPEEWSLGRGLADELRKELQPVRDYSAQAYLDRTGRLLADTSELAEEVWEFHLLQEPTVQAFDIPGGHVYLSTGALSSTRDASELAAVLAHSIAHGLARHTTEKLSRAYGVTVLGDLAMKQKRETYRDILLQLSAGGSLSGHTLAEEREADRLAVQLLARTGFHPQGLVHWLERLEDLRQRDPGAVRDLVAAHPLSPERIEEVRQQVAALPVQGGWVRDEAGYRRTRQRLVGKVGGEPGGG
- a CDS encoding alpha/beta hydrolase, encoding MLPAPKIPRPHALPPLLAALLLPALLLLGACSPEKPAEEEAAALEPVEIHDTVTVGGTATAPDGVEIAYSSRGTSSPALVFLHCWSCDRSFWRHQVEPFSRDHQVVTIDLGGHGESGRDRQNWSLESLGQDAVAVIESLGLERLIVVGHSMGAPVALEVAQSLPDRVQGVVVVDSLQNVEQEHDAEQWKALLAGYRQDFPGTCGQMVGAMFHEGTDGALVNEITQSMCDAPPAIAIALLDAFPAYDMADELSQVQVPVRALNGDLFPTAVETNRRHAADYDASILTGSGHFPLLEKPEEFNRELEVAVAGILANEKAADRPATTGGEAG